GGGTCGTCGCCATTAACGATAATCGTTGTTTCCTTGGGGAGAGGGGCGATCGCCTCCTGCCAGCGCTTACTAATGGTATCCACTTCACCATAACGGTCTAACTGATCACGAAACAGATTCAGCGTGACCATGTGGGTCGGCGTGCAGGTTTTGAGGAGAATGGGGACAATATTTTCGTCTACTTCGAGGATGGCATAGTCAATATCGAGCTTCCCGACAAGATTGGCACTCTCCAGTAATGCCGTCGCCAAACCATTAATGAGATTAGCACCTGTGGCATTGTGGGCAATTTTGTAACCCTGCGCCGTCAGAATCGCTTTAATCAGTAGAGATGTTGTGGTTTTACCGTTAGTGCCCACAACTAAAATGACACCCTTTTTAGCTTGGTTAAATAATTCTGGTAAAACGTTGGGAAAAATCTTTCTGGCGATCGCCCCCGGCAAAACACTACCTGCACTAAGCTTGAGACCCCGCACCACCGCCGTCACGGACTTCGCCACACTACAGGCGATCGCCAACCTTAGAGCTTTAAAAATAGACATTCCGTGCGGCTTTCTCCCAGACATTCTAAGTCCCTAAAGATAACAGAAGTTGCTATTCCTGCCTACCGAGTCCGAGGTGCCAGTTGCCGCGAAAACTTTCAAAAAATCAAATCTCGCCAACATAACCCCAAAAATCCGATTTATTCAAGACGACAGATTCTTTGCCGCCATGGATTTTGACAAAAACTTGCAACGCTCATCGAAATATTTAGCGCATTTGCCGTATTTGGCGTAAACAATAAAAATAACGCAGACATCCCCCCAGTCAAATAAAAACACCGATATATCGACCGATCAATGTTTGCATAATATTCAAATAGACCCTATTTGCACATCTCCGCCCATGTTTTGAACTATTTAGTAAACGGGTCATAATCCGCTAAAAGTTTTTCGAGTTTCGCCTCATCCACACGGCTAACAATACGCTTCGACTCTTCGATGTCGCGGGTGGTTTTAGAGAGGCTAATCGTAGAACTGACGGAGAAAACATAGCCGATGCCAAGGTAGCTTTTGACCCAGCCATTCACAGGCAAAAGGTAAATGCCCACCGCCGTTGCCCCAATGGATAAAACAAAGGCAAGCCATGTTTGTAGAATCCAAGCATTTGTGTGAGTCGCAGGCGCTTTAAATTTTGAGCTAGACATAATTTGGAACCTTCAAAAGATATTTTTGTTTTCTACACCCACATTCTGACAACGGAATTTCTGCAATGACAATGACCAAACCTAAGCAGCCAAAAGCTTTTAGTAGTTTTTTGTAGTAACCAGAAAGAGGGTGAACTAGGGTGAAGTAAGATGAAGTCAAGTCCCTAGATATAGCGTGAATGTTCGAACTTGAAGAGTCGGAGTCTTGGTTTTCGGCGGAGCGGCGATCGCCCCTGATCCAAAAACTTATTCAAACAGTCGGTCTGACCCGAATTCGGGCAGATTATTTTGTGCGATTGTGGGTATATCTGTTGGTGAAACACGAGACAACGAAAAACCCAACCCTCAAGCCACCGCTACAGACCCTAAAAACAAATTTTGGAGCCGAAGTTTGTACCCATCGCGAGGCCGCAGCACTTTTTTATGCCGATAAAGATCAAGGGGGCGATCGCGCCGCAGGCATGATGCTCGACAAACTAGCCGCCCTCGGTTTACTAAAAAAATATTTCGACGGCAATACCACCTGTATCGAAATCCTGCCCCTACCCCAAAGTGTGCA
This genomic window from [Limnothrix rosea] IAM M-220 contains:
- a CDS encoding YiaA/YiaB family inner membrane protein; the encoded protein is MSSSKFKAPATHTNAWILQTWLAFVLSIGATAVGIYLLPVNGWVKSYLGIGYVFSVSSTISLSKTTRDIEESKRIVSRVDEAKLEKLLADYDPFTK